The proteins below are encoded in one region of Aequorivita iocasae:
- a CDS encoding sensor histidine kinase translates to MIAPEFPIDEAQRLDAVHSYHLLDTLPERDFDNITALTANICDVPISLVTLLDADRNFLKSHYGIPFNESPRDISFCGHAILEEKDIFIIEDARKDPRFKDNPLVTDMNAVFYAGVRLINTDGYPLGTLCIFDTKPRVLSKSQKNALIAMAYQVVNLFEARKRNRALLSVQKELRERNEELKNFAGVVSHDMKMPLANMIITSDMLRSKYGQHLDQQGKEYLDYIKQSSFTLSEYVTGLLEHYETDKTASLKSEPFDSQDLLEEIIELLNINVDCEINLPEENIEMHANKVALEQIMLNLIGNSLKYNDKDKIKIDIECTEKDGSYHIKISDNGMGIAKDKLYNIFDLFVTTGTLDRNGKKGNGIGLSTVKKLVNRLNGEIEVSSTLGEGTTFMFTIKKLN, encoded by the coding sequence TTGATAGCACCCGAATTTCCCATAGATGAAGCGCAACGTTTGGACGCGGTCCATTCCTACCATTTATTGGACACTTTGCCTGAAAGAGATTTTGACAATATTACGGCCTTAACGGCAAATATTTGTGACGTGCCTATTTCATTGGTAACCCTATTGGATGCAGACCGAAATTTTTTAAAATCACATTACGGCATTCCGTTTAATGAATCTCCGCGTGATATTTCTTTTTGTGGACACGCTATTCTGGAGGAAAAAGACATTTTTATAATAGAAGATGCCAGAAAAGATCCTCGATTTAAAGATAACCCCTTGGTAACCGATATGAACGCCGTGTTTTATGCCGGCGTTCGCTTGATAAATACTGACGGTTATCCGCTGGGCACGCTTTGTATTTTTGATACTAAACCACGCGTTTTATCAAAATCCCAGAAAAATGCACTTATTGCAATGGCTTACCAAGTTGTAAATTTGTTTGAGGCCCGAAAACGTAACAGAGCATTGCTTTCTGTCCAAAAAGAACTTAGAGAACGCAATGAGGAACTTAAAAATTTTGCCGGCGTAGTATCGCATGATATGAAAATGCCTTTGGCAAATATGATTATCACTTCAGATATGCTTCGCTCAAAATATGGCCAGCATTTAGACCAACAGGGCAAGGAGTATTTAGATTATATTAAGCAATCATCATTCACATTGAGTGAATACGTTACAGGTCTTTTAGAGCACTACGAGACTGATAAAACCGCCTCATTAAAGAGCGAGCCCTTTGACAGCCAAGATCTTTTAGAAGAAATTATTGAGTTGTTAAACATAAATGTGGACTGTGAAATAAATTTGCCAGAAGAGAACATTGAAATGCACGCGAACAAAGTTGCATTAGAGCAAATTATGCTTAACTTAATTGGCAACAGTCTAAAATATAATGATAAGGACAAAATAAAAATTGACATCGAGTGTACCGAAAAAGATGGATCTTATCATATAAAAATTTCCGACAACGGCATGGGCATTGCAAAAGATAAATTATACAATATTTTTGATTTATTCGTTACTACAGGTACTTTGGACAGAAATGGCAAAAAAGGAAATGGAATTGGACTTTCCACAGTAAAAAAACTGGTAAATAGACTCAATGGTGAAATAGAAGTTTCTTCAACTTTGGGAGAGGGCACAACTTTTATGTTTACTATCAAAAAACTAAATTAG
- a CDS encoding MBL fold metallo-hydrolase: MKSTFRVTFLGTGTSQGIPVIGSDHPVCKSSNPKDKRLRVSVLLQWDDFAYVIDCGPDFRQQMLRQNVSKLDGILLTHEHSDHTAGLDDIRPFNFMQGNMPFYAHKRVFKSLHERFAYIFETENKYPGAPSVEEIEIDKDKPFTIGGKEVVSIEAFHDTLPVLGFRVGSFTYLTDVKTIAEEEIEKIKGTKVLVVNALREEPHYSHFNLSEALDFVKKIKPEKTYFTHISHLMGFHEEVEEKLPKNVHLAYDTLTITI; the protein is encoded by the coding sequence ATGAAATCAACATTTCGCGTTACATTTCTCGGCACTGGAACTTCACAAGGCATACCCGTAATAGGAAGCGATCACCCTGTTTGTAAAAGCAGTAACCCAAAAGATAAACGTTTGCGCGTTTCGGTTTTGTTGCAATGGGATGATTTTGCTTACGTTATTGATTGCGGTCCAGACTTTAGACAGCAAATGTTACGCCAAAATGTTTCAAAACTGGACGGCATTCTTTTAACGCATGAGCACAGTGACCACACCGCAGGTTTGGACGATATCCGCCCATTTAATTTTATGCAGGGCAATATGCCTTTCTATGCCCATAAGCGAGTTTTTAAGTCATTGCACGAACGCTTTGCCTATATTTTTGAAACTGAAAATAAATACCCTGGAGCCCCCAGTGTAGAAGAAATTGAAATTGATAAAGACAAACCTTTCACAATAGGTGGAAAGGAAGTTGTTTCTATTGAAGCATTTCACGACACCTTGCCGGTTTTAGGTTTTAGGGTGGGAAGCTTTACTTATTTAACGGACGTTAAAACCATTGCCGAAGAGGAAATTGAAAAAATAAAAGGAACAAAAGTTTTAGTTGTAAACGCCTTGCGCGAAGAGCCACATTATTCACATTTCAATCTTTCGGAGGCACTTGATTTCGTTAAAAAAATAAAACCTGAAAAAACATATTTCACCCATATTAGCCATTTGATGGGCTTTCACGAGGAAGTGGAGGAAAAACTTCCGAAAAACGTTCACTTGGCTTATGATACACTTACTATAACAATTTGA
- a CDS encoding ABC transporter ATP-binding protein — protein MIEAQNIHKFYGNLHVLKGVDLHIKKSEVVSIVGASGAGKTTLLHILGTLDAFDKSKSKLAINGVNIGSLSGKKLAQFRNENLGFIFQFHQLLPEFTALENVCIPAFIKNTPKAKAIKRAKELLAFLGLSHREDHKPNELSGGEQQRVAVARALINNPSIILADEPSGNLDTESAENLHNLFFKLRDEFGQTFVIVTHNEELADMADRKLVMQDGKIVSN, from the coding sequence ATGATCGAAGCCCAAAATATCCACAAATTTTACGGGAACCTCCACGTTTTAAAAGGTGTTGACCTCCACATAAAAAAAAGTGAAGTTGTTTCAATAGTTGGTGCCTCGGGCGCAGGAAAAACCACCTTGCTGCATATTTTGGGAACACTGGATGCTTTTGACAAATCAAAAAGTAAATTAGCCATAAATGGTGTAAACATTGGCTCCCTTTCGGGAAAGAAATTAGCACAGTTCAGAAATGAAAACTTGGGGTTTATTTTTCAATTTCATCAATTACTTCCAGAATTTACAGCCCTTGAAAATGTTTGCATACCAGCATTTATTAAAAACACCCCAAAAGCCAAAGCTATTAAAAGAGCTAAAGAATTACTTGCCTTTTTGGGGCTTTCGCACCGTGAAGACCACAAACCTAACGAGCTCTCTGGCGGTGAGCAACAACGGGTAGCCGTGGCGAGAGCGCTAATAAACAATCCTTCAATAATTCTTGCAGATGAACCCAGTGGAAATCTCGATACTGAAAGCGCAGAGAATCTTCACAATTTATTTTTCAAATTGCGGGATGAATTTGGGCAAACCTTCGTAATTGTTACGCACAACGAAGAGCTTGCAGATATGGCCGATAGAAAATTGGTGATGCAGGACGGAAAAATTGTAAGCAATTAA
- a CDS encoding TIGR02757 family protein — translation MNKTELKSFLDEKVNTYNNPNFIETDPIQIPHLFTLKEDIEISGFLVATIAWGNRKSIIANGKKLMKLMGNSPYDFVMNFSETHSESLSNFVHRTFNSDDLFYFLKSLQNIYKNHGGLETLFAKYAEKDSMQPAIHHFKKVFFELPHLQRTQKHISDPLKNSAAKRINMFLRWMVRNDNTGVDFGIWENITPSQLSCPLDVHSGNVARKLKLLKRKQNDGKALVELDNSLRALDSEDPVKYDFALFGLGAFERF, via the coding sequence ATGAATAAGACCGAACTGAAATCATTTCTTGACGAAAAAGTCAATACATACAATAATCCTAACTTTATTGAAACAGACCCCATTCAAATTCCGCATTTATTCACATTAAAGGAAGATATTGAAATCTCTGGTTTTTTAGTAGCTACCATTGCTTGGGGAAATAGAAAAAGCATCATAGCCAACGGCAAAAAGTTAATGAAATTGATGGGTAATTCGCCCTATGATTTTGTAATGAATTTTTCTGAAACCCATTCAGAATCGCTTTCAAACTTTGTCCATAGAACTTTTAACAGTGACGATCTTTTCTATTTTTTGAAATCCCTTCAAAATATATATAAAAACCACGGCGGACTGGAAACCCTGTTTGCAAAATATGCCGAAAAAGATTCGATGCAGCCCGCAATCCATCACTTCAAAAAAGTTTTTTTTGAATTGCCCCACCTACAGAGAACACAAAAACACATCAGCGACCCCTTAAAAAATTCTGCGGCAAAAAGAATAAATATGTTTTTGCGGTGGATGGTTCGCAATGACAATACTGGTGTCGATTTTGGAATTTGGGAAAACATAACACCTTCACAACTTTCTTGTCCGCTGGATGTTCACAGTGGAAACGTTGCGCGAAAGCTTAAACTGCTAAAACGCAAGCAAAATGATGGTAAAGCATTAGTAGAACTTGATAATTCGTTGAGAGCCCTTGATTCTGAAGACCCTGTGAAATATGATTTTGCCCTGTTTGGCCTAGGTGCTTTTGAACGATTTTAG
- the folE gene encoding GTP cyclohydrolase I FolE, with product MASYRYFEEYDQPVTDTLIENYSKILSSVGEDISRDGIVKTPERAAKAMQFLTSGNCQDPAEILKSAMFAEAYHDMVIIKDIELYSLCEHHILPFFGKAHIAYIPDGHIVGLSKIPRVVDVFARRLQVQERLTHDILECINNTLKPKGVAVVIEASHMCMMMRGVQKQNSVTTTSGFRGQFEAIETRNEFLKLISSDFS from the coding sequence ATGGCTTCCTATAGATATTTTGAAGAATACGATCAACCTGTAACCGATACCTTGATTGAAAATTATAGTAAAATTTTAAGTTCGGTAGGCGAGGATATTTCACGCGATGGAATTGTAAAAACTCCCGAACGCGCCGCAAAGGCTATGCAGTTTTTAACTTCGGGAAACTGTCAAGATCCCGCTGAAATTTTAAAAAGCGCCATGTTTGCTGAAGCCTATCACGATATGGTTATCATAAAAGACATTGAACTTTACTCATTGTGCGAGCACCACATTTTACCATTTTTCGGAAAAGCGCATATCGCTTATATTCCAGATGGTCATATTGTTGGGCTTAGTAAAATCCCACGTGTTGTAGATGTTTTTGCACGTAGATTACAAGTGCAGGAACGGCTTACCCATGATATTTTGGAATGTATAAATAACACACTAAAGCCTAAAGGAGTGGCCGTAGTTATTGAAGCCTCGCACATGTGTATGATGATGCGCGGCGTACAGAAGCAGAACAGTGTAACCACAACCTCTGGTTTTCGCGGTCAATTTGAAGCGATAGAAACCAGAAATGAGTTTTTGAAATTGATTAGTAGCGATTTTTCTTAA
- a CDS encoding TonB-dependent receptor — translation MKNILCLLVVFFAYTTVRSQNTLTGNITSKNTKEPIPATIYIPQLEKGTVADFNGSYTIINIPDGSYNIVFSSLGFASISKKINFSNGKSVTENIEMQESAVEMEEVIVSTPFHKLQSDNVMKVERISTEDLNASGAVTLVDGIKNIAGVDIISTGTGIGKPVIRGLSSNRVLTYAQGVRLENQQFGDEHGLGINEAGVESVEVIKGPASLLYGSDALGGVLYLNPEKFALSGETHGDLSSTYFSNTLGTATNLGIKTSGKKLKFLARGTYARFSDYDTGADYRVTNTRFNEIDFKTGLQYSDKKFKSTLRYNYNRSNIGIPEEIGEQTRSKDLELPFQEIDNHILSFDNTLFFNNSSLDIKAGYLFNDRREFEEEPDVAALRLKLNTFNYDVKYHLPQLGNFETIVGLQGMLQNNKNEGEEILIPDATTTDIGILTTTHYHLEKIDFQAGIRFDSRKIKSEAARNPTDMDFIPALNTTFNSFTAALGAKLDIVENFSTRINLASGFRAPNLAELTSNGVHEGTNRYERGNTALTNEQNFQADVALEYRNEHIEFFANGFYNALNDYIFLSPTNETIDDAQVFDYLQDNASLYGGELGFHLHPHPLDWLHLESSFETVTGKLSNDDYLPLIPANSLRNTFRVELNDGKIRKSSSAFITLENTFDQKNVSNFETRTGGYSLLSAGIESSFKLQKVLFKIGLNGTNLTDKKYIAHLSRLKPDGIFNIGRSINVNLKLEI, via the coding sequence ATGAAAAACATACTATGCTTACTTGTGGTGTTCTTTGCATATACCACGGTAAGATCACAAAATACCTTGACGGGAAACATAACTTCAAAAAACACAAAAGAACCAATACCGGCAACAATCTATATTCCACAACTTGAAAAAGGAACGGTTGCAGATTTTAACGGTAGCTACACGATAATTAACATTCCCGACGGAAGCTATAATATAGTTTTTTCTTCACTAGGGTTTGCAAGCATTTCAAAAAAAATTAATTTTTCAAACGGAAAAAGCGTTACGGAAAATATTGAAATGCAGGAAAGTGCCGTAGAAATGGAAGAAGTTATAGTTTCTACTCCTTTTCATAAATTACAGAGTGACAATGTTATGAAGGTAGAACGAATTTCCACCGAAGATCTAAACGCCTCTGGGGCTGTAACCCTAGTCGATGGCATTAAAAATATTGCGGGTGTTGATATTATTAGCACAGGTACAGGTATTGGAAAACCAGTTATTCGCGGACTAAGCTCAAACAGAGTTTTAACTTATGCGCAAGGTGTACGTTTAGAAAACCAGCAATTTGGCGATGAACATGGCCTAGGTATTAATGAAGCCGGAGTAGAAAGCGTAGAGGTTATTAAGGGCCCTGCATCTTTGCTTTACGGAAGCGATGCACTGGGCGGAGTACTTTATTTGAATCCTGAAAAATTTGCATTGTCCGGTGAAACTCACGGTGATCTAAGCAGCACTTATTTTTCAAATACATTGGGAACGGCTACAAATCTTGGAATTAAAACCTCAGGTAAAAAGCTGAAGTTTTTGGCACGGGGCACCTATGCAAGATTCAGTGATTATGATACGGGAGCAGATTATCGTGTAACCAACACTAGGTTTAATGAAATAGATTTCAAAACTGGATTGCAATATTCTGATAAAAAATTTAAATCAACACTTCGCTATAATTATAATCGCTCCAATATTGGTATACCTGAGGAAATCGGTGAGCAAACGCGTTCAAAAGATTTAGAACTTCCTTTTCAGGAAATTGACAACCACATTTTAAGTTTTGACAATACGCTGTTTTTTAATAATTCCAGTCTAGATATAAAAGCTGGCTATTTGTTTAATGACAGACGGGAATTTGAAGAAGAACCAGATGTAGCAGCCCTTCGTCTTAAATTAAATACTTTTAATTATGATGTGAAATATCACTTACCTCAATTGGGTAATTTTGAAACCATAGTTGGTCTGCAGGGAATGTTGCAAAATAATAAAAACGAAGGTGAGGAAATTTTAATTCCCGATGCTACAACTACTGATATCGGAATTTTGACAACTACACACTACCACTTGGAAAAAATTGATTTTCAAGCTGGAATCCGTTTTGACTCCCGAAAAATTAAAAGTGAAGCCGCTAGAAATCCAACTGACATGGATTTTATTCCAGCACTAAATACAACCTTTAATAGCTTTACGGCGGCCTTAGGGGCTAAACTCGATATTGTTGAAAATTTTTCAACACGAATCAATCTTGCCAGTGGATTTAGAGCCCCAAACTTAGCAGAACTAACTTCTAATGGCGTTCACGAAGGTACAAACCGCTATGAACGTGGTAATACAGCATTAACAAACGAGCAAAATTTTCAAGCTGATGTTGCCTTGGAGTACAGAAACGAACATATTGAGTTTTTTGCAAATGGTTTTTACAACGCCCTTAATGACTACATTTTTCTGTCGCCTACCAATGAAACCATTGACGATGCACAGGTATTTGATTATTTGCAGGACAACGCATCACTTTATGGAGGCGAATTGGGCTTTCACCTTCACCCCCACCCGTTGGATTGGCTTCATTTAGAAAGTAGTTTCGAAACGGTTACGGGTAAATTGAGCAATGATGATTACTTGCCATTGATACCGGCAAATTCACTACGGAATACATTCCGTGTAGAATTAAATGACGGAAAAATCAGAAAATCAAGTTCAGCTTTTATAACACTCGAAAATACCTTTGACCAAAAAAATGTAAGCAATTTTGAAACAAGAACTGGTGGTTATTCCCTATTGAGTGCAGGAATTGAAAGCAGTTTTAAACTTCAAAAGGTTTTATTTAAAATCGGCTTGAATGGAACAAATCTTACCGATAAAAAATATATAGCCCATTTGTCTAGATTAAAACCCGATGGTATCTTTAATATTGGAAGAAGTATTAATGTAAACCTAAAATTGGAAATTTAA
- a CDS encoding BatA domain-containing protein, with product MQFKHPEILYALFLLLIPIFIHLFQLRRFQKVAFTNVAFLKKVTIQTRKSSQLKKWLTLIMRLLALACIIIAFAQPFTASKIALNTEKETVVYIDNSFSMQTKGAKGPILERALQDLFNQNNGTEKISWFTNNSERKNTTQEDFKNEILSVEYSQNQLTPNQVLLKANQLFSNEKGVLKRLVFLSDFQQKEAFPSIPEDLAVDAVQLKPVKISNISIDSAYIASKNASLTQLKVNVSTLRQAQGNEVSEIPLSLYNNEKLIAKTAVDFSQNTSSSVTFDIDNSTAFIGKLEINEPNISFDNQLYFSINKPGKIKVLAINEADGSFLQRLFEKEEFQFKQQTFKTLNYNEILDQNFIVLNELKEIPASLATALKSFSDEGGSILIIPVSEIDLNSYNNYLLTMTLGTLSEEKVQEKKITKIVFSHPLFKDVFEKEVANFQYPKVNSFYDVSSKATPAISFEDNHPFLLQKNKTYLFTAPINKENSNFQNSPLVVPTIYNMALQSLPLPRLYYTIGQQTEIAVPIQLGQDEILTVKNSAEQFIPLQQTKANYVLMTTTEEPAKAGNYQIMKKNEFLENISFNYSRSESELQYLNPEDWEGVEVYSSVEALFDSIEDANAINSFWKWFAIFALLFLLFEMLILKFYK from the coding sequence ATGCAGTTCAAACACCCAGAAATTCTTTACGCTCTTTTCCTGCTGCTCATCCCTATATTTATTCATCTTTTTCAACTTCGAAGGTTCCAAAAAGTAGCTTTTACAAATGTCGCTTTTCTTAAAAAAGTGACTATACAGACCCGAAAAAGCTCACAACTCAAAAAATGGCTTACTCTAATAATGCGCTTGCTAGCTTTAGCGTGCATCATTATTGCTTTTGCACAACCTTTTACCGCTTCCAAAATTGCGCTAAATACTGAAAAGGAAACTGTCGTTTATATAGACAACTCGTTCAGTATGCAGACCAAGGGCGCCAAAGGACCGATTTTAGAAAGAGCACTGCAGGATTTGTTCAACCAAAACAATGGAACCGAAAAGATAAGCTGGTTTACCAATAATTCGGAAAGAAAAAACACAACCCAGGAAGATTTTAAAAACGAAATACTTTCCGTTGAGTACTCACAAAACCAATTGACGCCAAACCAAGTTTTATTAAAAGCCAACCAACTTTTTTCGAACGAGAAAGGAGTCTTAAAAAGATTGGTTTTTCTGTCTGACTTTCAGCAAAAAGAAGCCTTTCCTTCTATCCCAGAAGATCTGGCCGTGGACGCGGTGCAATTAAAGCCTGTGAAAATTTCAAACATTTCCATAGACAGTGCTTACATTGCTTCAAAAAATGCTTCGTTAACGCAACTCAAGGTAAATGTTTCAACACTTCGTCAAGCCCAGGGAAATGAAGTTTCCGAAATTCCACTTTCACTGTATAACAATGAAAAACTGATTGCAAAAACCGCTGTGGATTTTTCGCAAAACACCAGTAGTTCAGTTACTTTCGATATCGATAATTCTACAGCATTTATTGGGAAATTAGAAATTAACGAACCAAACATATCTTTTGACAACCAATTGTATTTCAGCATCAACAAACCCGGAAAAATAAAGGTCTTGGCCATAAATGAAGCCGACGGTAGTTTTTTGCAACGCCTGTTTGAAAAAGAGGAATTTCAATTTAAGCAACAAACATTTAAAACTTTGAATTATAATGAAATTCTCGACCAAAATTTTATTGTTCTTAATGAGTTGAAAGAGATACCCGCATCATTGGCCACGGCGCTTAAATCTTTCAGTGACGAGGGCGGAAGCATATTAATTATCCCTGTGTCAGAAATAGATTTGAACAGTTATAACAACTATCTTTTAACAATGACTTTAGGAACACTTTCTGAAGAAAAGGTACAGGAAAAAAAGATTACGAAGATTGTTTTTTCACATCCGCTTTTTAAAGATGTATTTGAAAAAGAAGTAGCAAATTTCCAATATCCGAAGGTCAATTCGTTTTACGATGTTTCATCAAAGGCAACTCCAGCAATAAGTTTTGAGGACAACCACCCCTTTTTGCTTCAAAAAAACAAAACCTATCTATTTACTGCTCCTATAAACAAGGAAAATTCCAATTTTCAGAATTCGCCATTAGTTGTCCCCACTATTTATAATATGGCTTTGCAAAGTCTGCCTTTACCCCGCTTGTATTATACCATTGGACAGCAAACCGAAATTGCAGTACCCATACAATTGGGTCAAGATGAAATCCTAACAGTTAAGAACAGTGCGGAGCAGTTTATTCCGCTACAGCAAACCAAGGCTAATTATGTTTTGATGACAACCACTGAGGAGCCCGCGAAAGCTGGGAATTATCAAATAATGAAGAAAAACGAGTTCTTAGAAAATATAAGTTTCAATTATTCACGCAGCGAGAGTGAATTACAATACTTGAACCCCGAAGATTGGGAAGGTGTGGAGGTTTATAGTTCGGTGGAAGCTCTTTTTGATTCTATTGAAGATGCAAACGCAATTAACAGTTTTTGGAAATGGTTTGCTATTTTTGCATTGCTCTTTTTACTTTTTGAAATGCTTATCTTAAAATTCTACAAATGA
- a CDS encoding dihydroorotase, protein MKILLKSATIVDASSKHHLKNRDVLIENGKISKIAATIPSSEKVKEVSLKNLHISPGWFDSSVSFGEPGFEERETIENGLKTAAYSGFTSVAVNANSFPVTDSKGHIKFLKSKAEGNAVSLYPIGALTVGSKGTDLAELYDMQSEGAVSFYDYKNPIANANLLKIALQYTQNFDGLVQSFPFEKSVARNGMVNEEVNSTRLGLKGIPALSEELQIIRDLYILEYTGGKLHIPTISTKKSVELIKDAKKKGLNVTCSVSIFNLILTDDVLEEFDTNYKLLPPLRTKEDTKALLKGLKDGTIDGITSDHNPIDVEHKKTEFDHAHFGSIGLEGCFGALNMVLGIEESVKALTGLKKTFNIPSEKIEEGNRAELTLFNPEENWVLAEKDILSTSKNAALLGSKLKGRPYGIVSNNQLVLNK, encoded by the coding sequence ATGAAGATACTACTGAAATCAGCAACCATAGTAGATGCTTCCAGCAAGCATCATTTAAAGAACCGGGATGTTTTGATAGAAAATGGTAAAATTTCAAAAATTGCGGCAACAATTCCTTCTTCCGAAAAAGTAAAAGAGGTTTCTTTAAAAAACCTGCACATTTCCCCAGGTTGGTTTGATAGCAGTGTTTCCTTTGGCGAACCCGGTTTTGAAGAACGGGAAACTATCGAAAACGGTTTAAAAACAGCAGCTTATAGCGGATTTACAAGTGTTGCCGTAAATGCCAACAGCTTTCCGGTTACGGACAGCAAAGGGCATATAAAATTTCTGAAAAGTAAAGCCGAAGGAAATGCCGTGAGCCTCTACCCTATTGGCGCACTAACTGTGGGCAGCAAAGGAACAGATCTTGCCGAATTGTACGATATGCAGAGCGAAGGCGCTGTTTCCTTTTACGATTATAAAAACCCCATTGCTAATGCAAACTTGCTAAAAATAGCGCTGCAATACACACAGAACTTTGATGGCTTGGTACAATCGTTCCCTTTTGAAAAATCTGTGGCGCGAAACGGAATGGTGAACGAAGAGGTAAACAGTACCCGATTGGGCTTAAAGGGGATTCCCGCCCTTTCGGAAGAACTACAAATAATTAGAGATTTATATATTTTGGAATATACCGGCGGCAAGCTTCACATCCCGACCATTTCCACAAAAAAATCAGTGGAATTGATCAAGGACGCCAAAAAGAAAGGGCTGAATGTAACGTGTAGCGTTTCCATTTTCAACCTTATTTTAACAGATGATGTTTTGGAAGAATTTGACACTAACTATAAATTGCTTCCGCCCTTGCGCACCAAAGAAGATACAAAAGCATTATTAAAAGGACTGAAAGACGGTACCATTGACGGCATTACCAGCGACCACAATCCAATAGATGTTGAGCACAAAAAAACCGAGTTTGACCACGCGCATTTCGGAAGTATTGGTCTGGAAGGCTGTTTTGGCGCGCTCAATATGGTTTTGGGAATTGAGGAATCTGTTAAGGCGCTTACCGGTTTGAAAAAAACGTTCAATATTCCTTCGGAAAAAATTGAGGAAGGAAACCGTGCCGAACTCACTCTTTTTAACCCTGAAGAAAATTGGGTTCTTGCTGAAAAGGATATTCTATCAACTTCAAAAAATGCCGCACTTCTGGGATCAAAATTAAAAGGAAGGCCCTACGGAATTGTATCCAATAACCAATTGGTATTAAATAAATAA
- a CDS encoding alpha/beta hydrolase, whose product MEKQTLLLKHNYRPAKNASENPPAIIMLHGFGSDENDLFSFANELPEKYAIISLKAPIRLEPYGNAWYNIYFDNSQGKFSDDEQAIASRELVSKCIDEVVEKYKVDKNNITLLGFSQGTILSFAVALSYPEKVKNVIGLSGYINEEILKEGYATNDFSNLKVYTSHGSVDQVIPVQWARKTEPFLKKLNIDCKYSEFPVGHGVAPQNFYELKSWLDKN is encoded by the coding sequence ATGGAAAAACAGACTTTACTTTTAAAACATAACTATAGACCCGCAAAAAATGCTTCTGAAAATCCGCCCGCAATTATTATGCTTCACGGTTTCGGGAGCGATGAAAATGATTTGTTTTCCTTCGCCAACGAACTTCCGGAGAAATATGCAATCATTTCTTTAAAAGCTCCAATTCGTTTGGAACCTTACGGAAATGCTTGGTACAATATCTATTTTGACAATTCGCAGGGGAAATTCAGCGATGACGAACAGGCAATAGCTTCGCGCGAATTGGTTTCAAAATGTATTGATGAAGTAGTTGAAAAATACAAAGTTGACAAAAATAATATTACGCTTCTCGGGTTTAGTCAAGGTACCATTTTAAGTTTTGCAGTTGCATTGAGCTATCCCGAAAAGGTAAAAAACGTAATCGGCCTGAGTGGTTATATTAATGAGGAAATTTTAAAGGAGGGCTATGCTACAAACGATTTCAGCAACCTAAAGGTTTATACTTCACACGGCAGCGTGGACCAAGTGATTCCCGTGCAATGGGCCCGAAAAACAGAGCCTTTTCTCAAAAAATTAAATATTGACTGCAAGTATTCGGAATTTCCCGTAGGTCACGGGGTTGCTCCCCAGAATTTTTATGAACTTAAAAGTTGGTTGGATAAAAATTAA